A region of Acidisarcina sp. DNA encodes the following proteins:
- the xylB gene encoding xylulokinase encodes MWLLGIDVGTGGTRALIVDERGKVIAAAACEHAPFRSPQPGWAEQDPEDWWHAAQEAISGALAAARVASGNSNQQIDAIGLTGQMHGAVVLDSDGKVLRPALIWCDQRTEAQCDWLHQQLGREHLIELTCNPALPNFTLTKLLWIKDHEPQVFASIRHVLCPKDFVRYRLTGAFAMDVQEASGTLLLDVANRKWSSTVARAAGIPEAWLPQLFESTEVCAHVTPEAASTLGLAQGTPVVAGAGDQGAGAVGMGILMPGSVSATIGTSGVVFAATDRPVRDPRGRLHTFCHAVPGRWHVMGVTQSAGLSLRWFRDTFASDTDYDTLTAMAATVAAGSNGLLWAPYLLGERTPHLDSQATAAFIGVTASHTLAHFARAVLEGVAYSLRDSFTLFADLGIPVKGVRLGGGGARSPLWRSIQASVYNHAAEILAAEEGGAFGAALLAGVGIGVWPTADAACTTTLQVAERVEPDADAVRAYDAGYRIYQRLYPALRSLRDS; translated from the coding sequence GTGTGGCTACTCGGAATTGACGTCGGCACAGGCGGCACTCGGGCGCTCATCGTAGACGAGCGGGGAAAGGTAATCGCCGCTGCGGCCTGCGAGCATGCCCCCTTCCGCTCGCCGCAGCCGGGATGGGCAGAGCAGGACCCGGAGGACTGGTGGCATGCGGCGCAGGAAGCTATCTCCGGCGCTCTCGCGGCAGCGCGCGTTGCCAGCGGCAACTCCAATCAGCAGATCGACGCCATCGGCCTGACTGGCCAGATGCACGGTGCCGTGGTGCTGGACAGCGATGGCAAGGTGCTGCGGCCAGCGCTCATCTGGTGTGACCAGCGCACCGAAGCCCAATGCGATTGGCTGCACCAGCAACTGGGACGCGAACACCTGATTGAGTTGACCTGCAATCCTGCGCTCCCCAACTTTACCCTCACGAAGTTGCTTTGGATCAAGGACCACGAGCCCCAAGTCTTCGCCTCGATTCGCCACGTCCTCTGCCCCAAGGACTTCGTGCGCTATCGCCTCACCGGAGCCTTTGCCATGGATGTGCAGGAAGCTTCCGGCACCCTGCTGCTCGACGTTGCCAACAGGAAGTGGTCTTCCACTGTGGCCAGGGCTGCCGGCATCCCGGAGGCGTGGCTGCCACAGCTCTTCGAGTCCACGGAGGTATGCGCCCATGTAACCCCGGAAGCCGCTTCGACGCTCGGGCTGGCTCAAGGAACGCCAGTGGTCGCCGGCGCAGGGGACCAGGGGGCAGGCGCTGTCGGCATGGGCATTCTGATGCCGGGCTCGGTTTCGGCAACCATCGGCACCTCGGGCGTGGTCTTCGCCGCAACGGATCGTCCCGTGCGCGATCCCCGGGGTCGGCTGCACACCTTCTGCCATGCTGTTCCCGGGCGCTGGCACGTCATGGGAGTGACGCAATCCGCAGGGCTGTCGTTGCGTTGGTTTCGCGATACCTTTGCGTCGGACACGGATTACGACACACTCACGGCGATGGCTGCCACGGTTGCCGCGGGCAGCAACGGCCTGCTGTGGGCACCCTATCTGCTGGGCGAGCGAACCCCGCATCTGGACTCACAGGCAACCGCGGCTTTCATCGGCGTTACCGCCAGTCACACGCTGGCACATTTTGCACGAGCTGTGCTCGAGGGCGTCGCCTACTCGCTGCGTGACAGCTTCACGCTCTTTGCGGACCTGGGCATTCCGGTAAAGGGAGTGCGGCTTGGAGGGGGCGGAGCGCGCAGTCCGCTCTGGCGCAGTATCCAGGCCAGCGTCTACAACCACGCCGCAGAGATCCTTGCTGCCGAGGAGGGCGGAGCCTTCGGAGCGGCGCTGCTCGCTGGTGTCGGGATTGGGGTCTGGCCAACGGCAGATGCTGCCTGCACCACCACTCTGCAGGTAGCAGAGCGCGTCGAGCCCGATGCTGATGCCGTCCGTGCTTACGACGCAGGCTATCGGATCTACCAGCGACTGTATCCGGCACTGCGCAGCCTGCGCGATAGTTAG
- a CDS encoding carboxypeptidase-like regulatory domain-containing protein, with the protein MKPLRSLFPALAVALFLASPLSSLAASLTGTVTNQTLNKPAVGDDVVLMQLQGGMTETSRTKTDAKGHFTFELPDAGPHLIRVEHQKGSYFKQAPPGTQSVEIDVFDVAPKVEGISTEADVVRVEADNSGLKITENYFVKNQSSPPRTQFSDHAYEIYLPADAKIEGSAAMAPNGMPVSSSPVPLGDKGHYAFAFPIRPGETRFQLSYSLPYTGSYKFTVRQSMAADNVAIMLPKSMKFTPANAAAFQPVNDDVTAQTFLAKNVAPGQPLEFTVSGTGSMPREAQGADSQAGGGSADGTGASMPAPGAASGDNRPGGGLGVPVGGEDPINKYRWWILGGLSMVLAIAAGFLLRRPSTLPVPAPSATSARVTTASASTPAGAAAASQNSTLAALKDELFALETERLEGHLSDADYAKLKGALETVLRRALARQGD; encoded by the coding sequence ATGAAGCCTCTTCGATCCCTCTTTCCCGCCCTTGCGGTTGCTCTCTTCCTCGCCAGCCCGCTGTCCTCTCTCGCGGCCTCTCTCACCGGAACGGTGACCAACCAGACGTTGAATAAGCCTGCTGTCGGCGATGACGTCGTCCTGATGCAGCTTCAGGGCGGCATGACAGAGACCAGCCGGACGAAGACCGACGCCAAGGGTCACTTCACTTTCGAGTTGCCGGACGCTGGCCCGCACCTCATCCGCGTCGAGCATCAGAAGGGCTCCTACTTCAAGCAGGCCCCTCCAGGGACGCAGTCTGTGGAGATCGATGTTTTCGACGTCGCCCCCAAGGTCGAGGGCATCTCCACGGAGGCCGATGTCGTGCGCGTGGAGGCCGATAACTCCGGCTTGAAAATCACGGAGAACTACTTCGTAAAGAACCAGTCTTCCCCCCCCCGCACGCAGTTCAGCGATCACGCCTACGAGATCTATCTGCCGGCGGACGCGAAGATTGAGGGCTCGGCGGCGATGGCGCCCAACGGCATGCCGGTTTCCTCCTCTCCCGTGCCTCTCGGAGATAAGGGCCACTATGCCTTTGCCTTTCCGATTCGGCCCGGCGAGACGCGCTTCCAGCTCAGCTACAGCCTGCCCTATACCGGCAGCTATAAGTTCACAGTCCGGCAGTCGATGGCGGCCGATAATGTCGCGATCATGCTCCCCAAGAGCATGAAGTTCACCCCGGCCAATGCCGCTGCCTTCCAACCCGTCAACGACGATGTAACCGCGCAGACTTTCCTCGCAAAAAACGTCGCTCCCGGGCAGCCGCTTGAATTCACTGTCTCTGGAACGGGTTCGATGCCCCGCGAAGCGCAAGGTGCGGACTCGCAGGCGGGTGGCGGCAGCGCCGACGGCACCGGAGCATCGATGCCTGCTCCCGGCGCCGCCAGTGGAGATAATCGTCCAGGCGGCGGCCTGGGTGTTCCCGTAGGTGGCGAAGACCCCATCAACAAATATCGCTGGTGGATTCTCGGAGGTCTTTCGATGGTCCTGGCGATCGCCGCAGGATTTCTGCTGCGCAGGCCCTCCACTTTGCCGGTGCCGGCTCCTTCGGCCACATCTGCCCGGGTTACCACTGCTTCAGCCAGCACACCAGCGGGCGCAGCTGCGGCATCCCAGAACTCCACGCTGGCAGCGCTGAAGGACGAATTATTCGCTCTCGAAACGGAGCGACTGGAAGGACACCTCTCCGACGCGGATTACGCCAAGCTCAAAGGTGCTCTGGAGACGGTCCTGCGCCGCGCTCTGGCTCGCCAGGGAGACTAA
- a CDS encoding response regulator, protein MRRILIIDDEADIREVAALCMELFAQWEVIKACDACEGMERALQEQPDAILLDMKMPHTDGRATLAMLKGNTVTAHIPVLLLTAQALTSERRQLEALPVVAVLTKPFDPQTLAEEIASALGWNRQKPVQHCAIPANSLLIAN, encoded by the coding sequence ATGCGACGCATTTTAATCATCGACGATGAAGCGGATATACGGGAAGTGGCTGCGCTTTGCATGGAACTATTTGCGCAATGGGAGGTAATCAAGGCCTGTGATGCCTGCGAGGGAATGGAGCGGGCGTTGCAAGAGCAGCCCGATGCGATTCTCCTCGATATGAAGATGCCTCACACGGATGGGCGTGCGACTCTGGCCATGCTCAAGGGCAATACGGTCACGGCCCATATCCCGGTCTTACTGCTTACGGCTCAGGCCTTGACCTCGGAACGGCGGCAATTGGAGGCGCTCCCCGTCGTGGCTGTGCTGACCAAACCATTCGATCCCCAGACGCTTGCGGAGGAGATCGCCAGTGCCCTGGGATGGAACCGCCAGAAGCCAGTGCAGCACTGTGCGATCCCTGCGAATAGTTTGCTTATCGCGAATTAG
- a CDS encoding VWA domain-containing protein, producing MTSIICCRSWTLRNRRPAVSRQVILLVLVALLLLPFGLLPGRVAAQTGPASQQPQKPEDQSSPEAGGPGGDSGSIAIPKKRPAPEEAPAPVEPKVKNPPGMGAYSLHVDVPVVTVDVGVILQKTHQFVPNLKEENFRVYEDGVAQPLVGFQRTQAPITALLLCEFAANSYYFIWDMRNAAYSFAEQLKPDDYVAVMTYDMHTQILTDFTQDKRVVYNSLNSLQIPGFSETNMFDALYESLDRLSRIEGRKYIVLIATGRDTFSKINLDKVLQKIKATPNVTIFTVGTGQAARLMAESRGMMGPMGQLDFLQADNQMTTFARMTGGMSFFPRFTGEMPDIFHTINDTIRNQYQLTYKPTNSKQDGTYRKLRVELIDGEGQPLRIQDEKHHPLKYDVIARDGYRAKPKVD from the coding sequence ATGACATCGATTATCTGCTGCCGTTCCTGGACCTTACGCAACCGTCGCCCAGCCGTATCGCGCCAGGTCATCTTGCTGGTGCTGGTAGCTCTGCTGCTCCTGCCATTCGGGCTGCTTCCCGGCCGTGTCGCGGCACAGACTGGCCCGGCCAGCCAGCAGCCGCAAAAGCCGGAAGATCAATCGAGTCCGGAAGCGGGCGGCCCAGGCGGCGATTCGGGATCGATTGCCATTCCGAAGAAGAGGCCGGCCCCCGAGGAGGCTCCCGCACCCGTTGAGCCTAAGGTGAAGAATCCTCCGGGCATGGGCGCGTATTCGCTGCACGTCGATGTTCCCGTTGTCACGGTCGACGTCGGAGTAATCCTGCAGAAGACACACCAGTTCGTTCCCAATCTGAAAGAAGAGAACTTCCGCGTTTATGAGGATGGTGTGGCGCAACCCCTGGTAGGTTTCCAGCGGACACAGGCGCCCATTACCGCCTTGCTGCTCTGCGAGTTCGCGGCGAACAGCTACTACTTCATCTGGGATATGCGGAACGCAGCTTACAGCTTTGCCGAGCAATTGAAGCCCGACGACTATGTCGCGGTGATGACCTATGACATGCACACCCAGATCCTGACCGACTTTACCCAGGACAAGAGGGTGGTCTACAACTCCTTGAACTCTCTCCAGATTCCCGGATTCAGCGAGACGAACATGTTTGACGCGCTCTATGAGTCGCTGGACCGTTTGAGCCGCATTGAGGGGCGCAAGTACATCGTCCTCATCGCCACCGGCAGGGACACCTTCAGCAAGATCAATCTCGACAAGGTCCTGCAGAAGATCAAGGCGACTCCGAACGTCACCATCTTTACCGTGGGCACAGGGCAGGCGGCTCGTCTTATGGCGGAATCCCGCGGAATGATGGGGCCGATGGGCCAGCTGGATTTCCTGCAGGCCGACAACCAGATGACCACCTTTGCCCGGATGACCGGTGGCATGTCGTTCTTTCCCCGCTTTACCGGCGAGATGCCGGATATTTTCCACACCATCAACGACACGATTCGCAACCAGTACCAGTTGACCTATAAGCCGACGAACTCGAAGCAGGATGGAACCTACCGCAAATTGCGGGTGGAACTGATCGATGGCGAGGGACAGCCGCTGCGCATTCAGGACGAGAAACACCATCCGCTGAAGTACGACGTCATTGCCCGCGATGGCTACCGCGCCAAGCCCAAAGTCGATTAA
- a CDS encoding SpoIVB peptidase S55 domain-containing protein has translation MRNRIKETCRLILAAGLLQSAALLAQTPSAPPPSNAGIYPLDQVHRGLRGVAYTVFEGTQPEAMDVEILGVLKAALGPGKDMILARLHGTKPEYTGVVAGMSGSPVYVDGKLLGALSYRIGEFSKEPIAGITPIAQMLEVRDDSSASHPDAASPVVASQGFVPIETPLVLSGFSPQAIKLWQDRFSGTGMMPVAGVGGGASTQPQPEPIVPGSAVSALLVQGDLQIAATCTVTYVDKDQLLACGHPITQFGSVSIPMTKAVVLATLPSPLNAFKIVNTTETVGAFTDDRHSAIRGVFHRNASMVPVTVSIHGTDRPRELHFEVIDQPQITPSALMVSVYQALLDSNSVGGDTSFHLRGNVDLDGYAPVPLDSWIAPAENRPANLSAAVMVGERFSEIYSNSTRQAKIRGVTLNVEAVPERRTLQLEAARTSTQEVHAGDTITVEATVRPYRGPARNIRIPVKLPVSLPGGPLRLLVSDSAALDRITQPALTGSHPLDMNATIAQIEGIRANDRLYVTLLMPGAQALLEGRTLPELPISMANVLEPLRSAHEMTLNGESAIPVTSIPVDAVLTGQQVISLHID, from the coding sequence GTGCGAAACCGTATTAAGGAAACATGCCGACTGATTCTTGCCGCAGGCCTCCTGCAATCTGCTGCCTTGCTGGCGCAGACACCCTCCGCTCCACCGCCTTCGAATGCAGGCATTTATCCCCTGGACCAGGTGCATCGTGGTCTGCGAGGAGTAGCGTACACGGTTTTTGAGGGGACGCAACCGGAAGCAATGGATGTCGAGATCCTCGGAGTGTTGAAAGCAGCACTGGGACCCGGCAAGGATATGATCCTGGCGCGACTCCACGGCACCAAACCAGAGTACACCGGCGTGGTAGCGGGGATGAGCGGCAGCCCGGTCTACGTGGATGGCAAACTGCTCGGGGCACTCTCGTATCGTATCGGAGAATTCAGCAAGGAACCCATTGCCGGCATTACCCCAATCGCACAAATGCTGGAGGTGCGCGACGATTCCAGCGCCTCGCATCCCGACGCCGCCAGCCCGGTTGTGGCGTCGCAGGGATTTGTTCCGATTGAAACTCCGCTGGTCCTCTCCGGCTTCAGCCCGCAGGCCATCAAGCTCTGGCAGGATCGCTTTTCCGGAACCGGCATGATGCCGGTCGCCGGAGTGGGAGGCGGTGCCTCCACGCAGCCGCAACCGGAGCCTATCGTCCCCGGCTCGGCCGTCAGCGCCCTGCTGGTGCAAGGCGACCTGCAGATAGCCGCGACCTGCACCGTTACCTATGTCGATAAAGATCAACTGCTGGCGTGCGGACATCCCATCACGCAATTCGGCTCCGTCTCCATTCCCATGACCAAGGCCGTGGTATTGGCGACTCTTCCCTCGCCCCTCAACGCATTCAAGATTGTGAACACCACGGAGACGGTCGGCGCATTCACGGACGACCGGCACTCGGCCATCCGCGGAGTCTTTCACCGCAACGCCAGCATGGTTCCGGTCACCGTCTCCATTCACGGTACGGACCGGCCGCGCGAGCTGCACTTCGAGGTGATCGATCAGCCGCAGATTACGCCCTCCGCGCTGATGGTTTCCGTCTACCAGGCATTGCTGGACTCCAACAGCGTTGGCGGAGACACCAGCTTCCATCTCCGGGGCAATGTCGATCTGGACGGCTACGCCCCGGTTCCGCTGGATAGCTGGATAGCGCCCGCTGAGAACCGGCCTGCCAACCTGAGCGCGGCCGTTATGGTGGGCGAGCGCTTTAGCGAGATCTACAGCAACTCCACCCGGCAAGCCAAAATTCGCGGCGTAACCCTGAACGTCGAAGCTGTTCCCGAGCGGCGGACTCTGCAGCTGGAAGCCGCGCGCACCTCAACCCAGGAGGTTCACGCTGGAGATACGATCACGGTAGAGGCGACCGTGCGCCCCTATCGTGGGCCCGCGCGGAACATTCGGATTCCCGTCAAGCTGCCCGTGTCGCTGCCTGGCGGACCGCTACGCTTACTGGTGAGCGATAGCGCCGCTCTCGACCGCATCACCCAGCCAGCTCTCACCGGAAGCCACCCCCTCGATATGAACGCGACCATTGCCCAGATCGAGGGCATACGTGCCAATGACCGTCTCTACGTCACCCTGCTGATGCCCGGCGCGCAGGCTCTGCTGGAAGGGCGAACCCTTCCGGAACTCCCGATCTCCATGGCGAATGTGCTGGAACCCCTCCGATCCGCCCATGAAATGACGCTTAACGGAGAATCCGCAATTCCGGTAACATCAATACCAGTGGATGCCGTGCTCACCGGTCAGCAAGTTATTTCTTTGCATATTGATTAA
- a CDS encoding RbsD/FucU domain-containing protein, protein MRTTLCSVLLTALSLGSMPAIAAAATPHTTDPNQWQARMESALPLMGHRNWILIVDSAYPLQTSPGIETIETNADQMEVIRAVMSALGKSPHVRSNIYMDAELPFVPEKSAPGVTEYRTQITQLFHGQNIQTLPHDQIIGRVAEAGKSFKILVLKSKMTIPYTSVFLQLDCKYWSAESEKELRGKMIDAGLK, encoded by the coding sequence ATGCGCACTACGCTTTGCTCTGTCTTGTTGACCGCGCTCTCGCTGGGGAGCATGCCGGCAATCGCGGCCGCCGCGACGCCTCACACCACCGATCCGAATCAGTGGCAGGCGAGGATGGAATCGGCGCTGCCTCTGATGGGACATCGCAACTGGATCCTGATTGTGGATTCCGCATATCCTCTGCAGACCTCGCCGGGGATCGAGACCATAGAGACGAATGCGGATCAGATGGAAGTGATCCGCGCGGTGATGAGCGCACTGGGCAAGTCCCCGCACGTCCGATCCAATATCTACATGGATGCAGAGTTGCCTTTCGTCCCGGAGAAAAGCGCTCCTGGTGTGACGGAGTACCGGACACAGATCACACAGCTTTTCCATGGGCAAAACATTCAGACGCTTCCGCATGACCAGATCATCGGGAGAGTCGCGGAGGCAGGAAAGTCGTTCAAGATCCTGGTGCTGAAGTCGAAGATGACTATTCCCTATACGTCGGTATTTCTGCAACTGGACTGCAAATACTGGAGCGCGGAATCGGAAAAAGAATTGCGCGGGAAGATGATCGACGCTGGTTTGAAGTAA
- a CDS encoding zinc metalloprotease HtpX, protein MNTLKTVFLLTLMTVVLVLVGARYGGRNGMILAFAVSLGMNFFSYFYSDKLALAMYRAQPVTREELPRVYQVVERMTQRVNLPMPKIYVIPSESPNAFATGRNPNHAAVAVTHGILTLLNDDELEGVLAHELGHVRNRDILTSSIVAALAGAITMLSRMGYFATLFGGGGGRDDRDRGGGMSALLMLILAPIAATLIQLAVSRSREYEADATGAHITENPYALASALEKLDLYSKRLPLQASPSNAHMFIVAPLLSGVSFASLFSTHPPIPQRIHRLIGRDSVLGGPGPQ, encoded by the coding sequence ATGAATACACTCAAGACAGTTTTTCTTTTGACGTTGATGACCGTAGTGCTGGTGCTGGTTGGTGCCCGTTATGGAGGCCGCAACGGCATGATTCTTGCCTTCGCGGTCTCACTGGGTATGAACTTCTTCAGCTACTTCTACTCGGACAAGCTGGCGCTCGCCATGTATCGCGCACAGCCGGTCACGCGCGAAGAGCTGCCTCGCGTATACCAGGTAGTCGAGCGTATGACGCAGCGCGTCAACCTGCCTATGCCGAAGATCTACGTGATCCCGAGCGAATCGCCGAACGCCTTCGCTACCGGACGCAACCCCAACCATGCTGCCGTGGCCGTCACGCATGGCATTCTCACCCTGCTCAACGATGATGAGCTGGAGGGCGTTCTGGCCCACGAACTGGGCCATGTGCGCAACCGCGACATTCTCACCAGCTCCATCGTAGCGGCGCTTGCCGGAGCCATCACCATGCTCTCCAGGATGGGCTACTTCGCCACGCTCTTTGGCGGAGGCGGTGGCCGCGACGACCGCGATCGCGGCGGCGGCATGAGTGCTCTCCTCATGCTCATCCTGGCGCCCATCGCCGCCACTTTGATCCAACTCGCCGTCTCGCGCTCCCGCGAATATGAGGCCGACGCGACCGGAGCCCACATTACCGAGAATCCCTATGCCCTGGCCAGCGCGCTGGAGAAGCTGGATTTGTACTCCAAACGCCTGCCACTGCAGGCATCGCCTTCCAACGCGCATATGTTTATCGTCGCCCCGCTGCTGAGCGGTGTGAGCTTCGCCAGCCTGTTCTCCACCCATCCGCCAATTCCTCAGCGCATCCATCGGCTGATCGGCAGAGACTCGGTTCTGGGCGGCCCCGGACCTCAGTAA
- a CDS encoding ZIP family metal transporter, whose translation MSNFLLSLTLGACAALADIFGGVVLVRANMEKSYLRYFVALGAGFMIAAAFLEMIPESFHLSERWAPVLVLGGYCAIHFLEHTITPHFHFGEETHPGEFLSQRTSYSVAGGLAIHALFDGVAIGSGFALSSWLGWILFFAVFLHKVPEGFTVASVMLASGRSRPMALYSSVLLALTTIAGVLLINFFPAWVRAGLPLSAGVAIYVAATDLVPEVNREPGIRMALIFFAGVAIFFLLRLLAPSI comes from the coding sequence ATGTCCAACTTTCTGCTCTCTCTCACTCTCGGAGCCTGCGCCGCACTCGCCGATATCTTCGGCGGTGTGGTGCTGGTCCGCGCCAACATGGAGAAGAGCTACCTGCGCTATTTTGTTGCACTTGGCGCAGGATTTATGATCGCGGCGGCATTCCTGGAGATGATTCCCGAGAGCTTTCATCTCTCGGAGCGATGGGCCCCGGTGCTGGTGCTGGGCGGTTACTGCGCCATCCACTTTCTTGAGCACACGATTACGCCGCATTTTCACTTTGGAGAGGAGACCCATCCCGGCGAATTCCTCTCCCAGCGCACCAGCTATTCGGTTGCAGGCGGGCTGGCAATCCACGCGCTCTTCGACGGAGTTGCCATCGGCTCCGGCTTCGCGCTCTCGTCCTGGCTGGGCTGGATTCTTTTCTTTGCTGTCTTCCTGCACAAGGTACCGGAGGGGTTCACCGTGGCGTCTGTCATGCTGGCCAGCGGGCGCAGCCGGCCCATGGCGCTCTACTCCTCCGTGCTGCTGGCGCTCACTACTATCGCCGGAGTTCTGCTGATCAACTTCTTCCCTGCATGGGTGCGCGCCGGGTTGCCGCTTTCGGCGGGAGTTGCTATCTACGTGGCGGCTACAGACCTGGTTCCCGAGGTGAACCGCGAACCTGGTATTCGAATGGCGCTGATCTTCTTCGCGGGTGTAGCTATCTTCTTCCTGCTCCGCCTGCTAGCCCCCTCCATCTAA
- the ychF gene encoding redox-regulated ATPase YchF, producing the protein MKTGIIGLPQVGKTSLFKILTRAKVEEKAFSREAHIGIATVPDDRLAKLAELYDPKRTIYATVEYADVAAIGQEALKETALLANLRSVDALIHVLRAFEDDSIPHVGEIDPLRDIKNVEFDLMVSDLTQIEKRLERLEKDLKKQKTDELMKEQALLLRAKAALEEEKPLRELEMTSEEKKLIRGFTFLSQKPILYVLNISESTTLGADLDAAVTKYKLDEVASRPSAGATAICGKVEAELAEMEDEEAADFLEGYGLKESGLRRLIRKSYELLGLISFFTVGEDECRAWTVPVNSRAQEAAGAIHSDLEKHFIRAETIHWDTLLAEGSEATARSHGTLRLEGKDYLVQDGDVMHIRHSG; encoded by the coding sequence ATGAAAACTGGCATCATCGGTCTGCCCCAGGTGGGCAAGACCTCCCTCTTTAAGATCCTCACCCGCGCCAAGGTCGAGGAGAAGGCATTCTCGCGCGAAGCGCATATCGGCATTGCAACCGTCCCCGACGATCGGCTGGCAAAACTCGCCGAGCTCTACGACCCTAAGCGAACGATCTACGCGACGGTCGAGTACGCCGACGTGGCCGCCATCGGCCAAGAGGCCCTCAAGGAGACCGCTCTGCTCGCAAACCTGCGCAGTGTGGATGCATTGATCCACGTCCTCCGCGCTTTTGAGGATGACTCCATTCCTCACGTCGGCGAGATCGATCCCCTGCGCGACATTAAAAACGTCGAGTTCGATCTGATGGTCAGCGATCTGACGCAGATCGAGAAGCGCCTGGAGCGACTGGAAAAGGACCTCAAGAAGCAGAAGACCGACGAGCTCATGAAGGAGCAGGCCCTGCTGCTGCGCGCCAAGGCTGCGTTAGAGGAGGAAAAGCCCCTGCGCGAGCTGGAAATGACCTCCGAAGAGAAGAAGCTCATTCGCGGCTTCACCTTCCTCTCGCAGAAGCCCATTCTCTACGTGCTGAATATCTCCGAGAGCACCACCCTCGGCGCGGACCTCGATGCCGCCGTCACCAAGTACAAACTGGACGAAGTCGCCTCGCGGCCCTCGGCTGGCGCCACCGCCATCTGCGGCAAGGTGGAAGCCGAGCTGGCGGAGATGGAAGACGAGGAGGCCGCGGACTTCCTCGAAGGCTATGGATTGAAGGAAAGCGGCCTGCGCAGGCTCATTCGCAAGTCGTATGAACTGCTGGGCCTCATCAGCTTCTTCACCGTCGGCGAGGACGAGTGCCGTGCCTGGACCGTGCCCGTAAACTCACGCGCGCAGGAGGCTGCCGGGGCGATTCACTCCGACCTGGAAAAGCACTTTATCCGCGCGGAAACCATCCACTGGGACACGCTGCTGGCGGAAGGCTCAGAAGCCACGGCACGCTCGCATGGCACGCTGCGCCTTGAAGGAAAGGACTACCTGGTTCAGGATGGCGACGTAATGCACATCCGGCACAGCGGATAG
- a CDS encoding DUF4149 domain-containing protein: MKTLVRTLISLCLTVWIGAELFFPGLAAVTFTTLSPDTHTAGRIVGTCLRILHWEGLVAGVLLLVLTVAASRLAMLSRRSLRIALTLLVVMLSLTAVSQFGIIPRMETYRVEAGGSVNAAALDDPARVAFQHLHKTSEHVEEAVLFLGLVLVGVLAADPTACKKA; the protein is encoded by the coding sequence ATGAAGACTTTGGTTCGTACGCTCATCTCTCTTTGTCTCACTGTCTGGATCGGGGCGGAGCTTTTCTTTCCTGGGCTGGCCGCCGTCACCTTTACGACACTCTCGCCAGATACCCACACAGCCGGACGCATCGTTGGCACCTGCCTGCGTATCCTGCATTGGGAGGGCCTGGTCGCCGGGGTGCTGCTGCTGGTTCTCACCGTGGCCGCCAGCCGGCTCGCGATGCTCTCTCGCAGAAGCCTGCGCATCGCGCTGACGCTGCTTGTGGTGATGCTCTCGCTCACCGCCGTATCGCAGTTCGGCATCATCCCGCGCATGGAGACATATCGCGTGGAAGCGGGCGGCAGCGTGAATGCAGCGGCTCTCGACGATCCCGCGCGCGTCGCCTTCCAGCACCTGCACAAGACCTCCGAGCATGTTGAGGAAGCCGTTCTCTTCTTAGGCCTGGTACTGGTTGGCGTGCTTGCGGCGGATCCTACCGCTTGCAAGAAGGCATAG